From the Peromyscus leucopus breed LL Stock chromosome 8b, UCI_PerLeu_2.1, whole genome shotgun sequence genome, one window contains:
- the Pld6 gene encoding mitochondrial cardiolipin hydrolase codes for MGLSSWRLVVAAGAGFALALEALPWLVRWLLAGRRPRREVLFFPSQVTCTEALLQTPGLPSGPSSGCPCSLPHSESSLSRLLRALLAARSSLELCLFAFSSPQLGRAVQLLHQRGVRVRVITDCDYMALNGSQIGLLRKAGIQVRHDQDLGYMHHKFAIIDKKVLITGSLNWTTQAIQNNRENVLIMEDTEYVRLFLEEFERIWEEFDPTKYSFFPQKQRGH; via the exons ATGGGGCTCTCGAGTTGGCGGTTGGTGGTCGCGGCCGGCGCGGGTTTCGCGCTGGCCCTAGAGGCGCTGCCGTGGCTGGTGCGTTGGCTGCTGGCCGGGCGGCGGCCACGGCGCGAGGTGCTCTTCTTCCCGTCGCAGGTGACCTGCACCGAGGCCCTCCTGCAGACCCCAGGCTTGCCCTCCGGGCCCTCCTCGGGCTGCCCGTGCAGTCTCCCGCACAGCGAGAGTTCGCTGAGCCGTCTGCTGCGCGCGCTGCTGGCCGCCCGCTCCAGTCTGGAGCTCTGCCTCTTCGCCTTCTCCAGCCCGCAGCTGGGCCGTGCGGTGCAGCTGCTGCACCAGCGCGGGGTGCGCGTGCGGGTCATCACCGACTGCGACTACATGGCCCTCAACGGTTCGCAGATCGGCCTGCTGCGCAAGGCAG GTATACAGGTACGGCATGACCAGGACCTCGGCTACATGCATCATAAGTTTGCCATCATTGACAAGAAGGTGCTCATCACTGGCTCCCTCAATTGGACCACACAGGCCATCCAGAACAACCGTGAGAACGTTCTGATTATGGAGGACACTGAGTATGTGCGGCTCTTCCTGGAGGAGTTCGAGCGCATCTGGGAAGAATTTGACCCCACCAAGTACAGCTTTTTCCCCCAGAAGCAGCGAGGGCACTGA